From Paenibacillus sp. GP183, one genomic window encodes:
- a CDS encoding general stress protein, protein MANEKKVVGVFHSESEAISAIEGLKQQGYRAEDISVIAKDKEDLNTVTETTGSSAPEGIATGATAGGILGGVTGLLVGIGALAIPGVGPIIAAGPIAATLTGAAVGAGTGGLVGGLIGLGIPENEANVYNDYVKEGNILVLVDSHTDRDIHTYNNFRKNNSLNANTYDNYATNNRRF, encoded by the coding sequence ATGGCTAATGAAAAGAAGGTTGTAGGCGTGTTTCACTCGGAGAGTGAAGCCATTAGTGCAATTGAAGGCCTTAAGCAGCAAGGGTACAGAGCAGAAGATATTTCCGTTATTGCCAAAGATAAAGAAGATCTGAACACAGTTACGGAGACAACAGGTTCCAGTGCTCCTGAAGGAATTGCTACTGGAGCTACTGCCGGCGGAATATTGGGAGGAGTCACAGGACTTCTGGTCGGTATCGGCGCACTCGCTATTCCGGGAGTTGGTCCTATTATTGCGGCGGGTCCAATTGCAGCTACCTTGACTGGGGCAGCAGTAGGAGCAGGAACCGGTGGCTTGGTCGGAGGCTTGATCGGACTGGGTATTCCTGAAAATGAAGCAAATGTTTATAATGATTACGTCAAAGAAGGAAATATTCTAGTGCTTGTTGATTCACATACAGACCGTGATATTCACACCTACAACAATTTCCGTAAAAATAATTCATTA